A stretch of Gallus gallus isolate bGalGal1 chromosome 2, bGalGal1.mat.broiler.GRCg7b, whole genome shotgun sequence DNA encodes these proteins:
- the TWSG1 gene encoding twisted gastrulation protein homolog 1 isoform X1, with translation MEPAGRRRLLLVELCLQTAGTMRSPCAALSASLLLLLLLLLLWARSSVGCNKALCASDVSKCLIQELCQCRPGEGNCSCCKECMLCLGTLWDECCDCVGMCNPRNYSDTPPTSKSTVEELHEPIPSLFRALTEGDTQLNWNIVSFPVAEELSHHENLVSFLETVNQPQHQNVSVPSNNIHAPYSSDKEHMCTVVYFDDCMSIHQCKISCESMGASKYRWFHNACCECIGPECIDYGSKTVKCMNCMF, from the exons ATGGAGCcggcggggaggcggcggctTT TGCTGGTTGAGCTCTGTCTGCAAACCGCTGGAACGATGAGGTCGCCGTGTGCGGCGCTGAGCGcgtccctgctgctgctgctgctgctgctgctgctgtgggcccGCTCGTCAGTGGGCTGCAACAAGGCGCTGTGTGCCAGCGACGTCAGCAAGTGCCTCATCCAG GAGCTGTGTCAGTGCCGCCCAGGGGAAGGGAACTGTTCCTGCTGCAAGGAGTGCATGCTCTGCCTTGGCACACTTTGGGATGAGTGCTGTGACTGTGTTG GTATGTGCAACCCTCGCAATTACAGTGACACACCTCCGACATCCAAGAGCACTGTAGAGGAGTTGCATGAACCAATTCCTTCACTTTTCCGAGCGCTCACAGAAGGGGATACTCAGCTGAACTGGAATATTGTTTCCTTCCCCGTTGCAGAAGAGCTGTCGCATCACGAGAACTTAGTTTCCTTTTTAGAAACAGTGAACCAGCCACAGCATCAGAACGTCTCTGTTCCAAGCAACAACATCCACGCACCTTACTCTAGTGACAAAG AACACATGTGTACTGTGGTGTATTTTGATGACTGCATGTCAATACATCAGTGCAAGATCTCTTGCGAGTCCATGGGAGCATCCAAATACCGATGGTTTCACAACGCCTGCTGTGAGTGTATTGGGCCAGAGTGCATCGACTATGGCAGTAAAACTGTAAAATGTATGAACTGTATGTTTTGA
- the TWSG1 gene encoding twisted gastrulation protein homolog 1 precursor, producing the protein MRSPCAALSASLLLLLLLLLLWARSSVGCNKALCASDVSKCLIQELCQCRPGEGNCSCCKECMLCLGTLWDECCDCVGMCNPRNYSDTPPTSKSTVEELHEPIPSLFRALTEGDTQLNWNIVSFPVAEELSHHENLVSFLETVNQPQHQNVSVPSNNIHAPYSSDKEHMCTVVYFDDCMSIHQCKISCESMGASKYRWFHNACCECIGPECIDYGSKTVKCMNCMF; encoded by the exons ATGAGGTCGCCGTGTGCGGCGCTGAGCGcgtccctgctgctgctgctgctgctgctgctgctgtgggcccGCTCGTCAGTGGGCTGCAACAAGGCGCTGTGTGCCAGCGACGTCAGCAAGTGCCTCATCCAG GAGCTGTGTCAGTGCCGCCCAGGGGAAGGGAACTGTTCCTGCTGCAAGGAGTGCATGCTCTGCCTTGGCACACTTTGGGATGAGTGCTGTGACTGTGTTG GTATGTGCAACCCTCGCAATTACAGTGACACACCTCCGACATCCAAGAGCACTGTAGAGGAGTTGCATGAACCAATTCCTTCACTTTTCCGAGCGCTCACAGAAGGGGATACTCAGCTGAACTGGAATATTGTTTCCTTCCCCGTTGCAGAAGAGCTGTCGCATCACGAGAACTTAGTTTCCTTTTTAGAAACAGTGAACCAGCCACAGCATCAGAACGTCTCTGTTCCAAGCAACAACATCCACGCACCTTACTCTAGTGACAAAG AACACATGTGTACTGTGGTGTATTTTGATGACTGCATGTCAATACATCAGTGCAAGATCTCTTGCGAGTCCATGGGAGCATCCAAATACCGATGGTTTCACAACGCCTGCTGTGAGTGTATTGGGCCAGAGTGCATCGACTATGGCAGTAAAACTGTAAAATGTATGAACTGTATGTTTTGA